The Candidatus Neomarinimicrobiota bacterium genome segment CTTGATGAGTTTGAGCAGATGGCTGCAGCAGCTGGATTCAGGGTAGAGCGTGTCTGGACGGATGAACGGCAGTGGTTCAGTGTCCAGTACCTTGTAACAAGGTAAAGCTAGCCCGGTAGCATTAGCGGAGCACAGGTTATTTACAAGGCATGAGCCGCACCATGTCTTTCTCCTTGAGTATTTGCTCAAGAGCCGACACAGTGTAATCAATATCTTCCTCCGTAGTATAACGGCTCAAGGAGAACCTCACCGAGCAGTGAGCCTCCTCTTCAGTTCTTCCCATGGCAATAAGAACATGCGTGGGTTCCGGAGAGCCTGACTTACAGGCCGAGCCTGAAGAGAGCGAGATGCCATGCTGGTCCAGGGCGATGACAATAGATTCACCACGTAAGCCGGGGAGAGTCAGGTTAAGCGTATTTGGCAGCCTATTCGCCTGGTGACCGTTCAACATGGCATCGGGCACCAAATTCCTGATACCTTCCTCCAATTTGTCCCGGAGGTTGCGTATCCGCGCGGAGTCCCGAAGCGTGTATGTGACCAGTTCCGCCGCTTTGCCCAGGCCTACGATAGCCGGGACATTCTCTGTACCAGCTCGTATTCCGCTCTCCTGTTTGCCCCCGTGAATAAGTGGCTCCAGTTCGATTCCCTTCCTGACATATAGAGCCCCTATGCCCTTTGGGGCATGAAATTTGTGACCGGACAAACTGAGCATATCCACGCCGAGTTCTTGTATATCCACCTTGAGCTTACCTACCGCCTGAACAGCATCCGTGTGGAACAGTATGTCTTTTTCACGGCAAATCGAACTTAACTCCTTGACAGGCAGAATAGTGCCCACCTCATTATTAGCCATCATAATGGAGACAAGGATGGTATCCTTGGCTACAGCGGTGCGTAGTTTTTCGGGGTCCAGCCAACCATCTCTATCTACATCGAGATATGTAACTCGATAGCCATATCTCTCCAAAAAATCACAGGCGCCAAGTACAGCTGGATGTTCGACGGTGGTTGTTATGATGTGCTTACCCTTATCACGCATAGCAAATGCCGCTCCCTTGATAGCAAGATTGACAGCCTCAGAGCCACCGCCGGTGAAGATAATTCGCCGCGGCTGAGCGTTTATGAGCATAGCCACCTGGCGGCGTGCATTCTCCAAAGCTTCCCGGGCAATCCTGCCCGTCTGATGTATGCTGGAAGGGTTACCGGCATCCGCACTCAGATATGGCACCATAGCCTCTCGTACTGTCTCATCGACCTGCGTTGTGGCATTGTTATCAAGGTATATGCGACCTTCGGGCTTTATCCGTGGTTCCTGGGCGTCTGCTAAATCACTGTGATAGTCTAATACCTGTCTATTTACTGAGCATCGAGTCTCATCAGTACCAGATTCAACCTTTTGCACATCACACAGGAGTGCTTTATATACGGGAAAACCAGAGATGCTGTCGTAGTTGTTAATATCCGTAAGTTCATTAACATTCCATTCCTGCCATGCTTTTGGTCCGACAGGAGTTCCACCACCAAACATACATTCAATACATCCTCTGGCGATATCATCTGTAACTTTAGCCCTAAAAGGCACACTCCCTCTCGGCGTGATTACTCGCACCAGATCGCCGCTTCTAATATCCCTTTTCTCAGCATCTTCAATGTTAATCTCTACTATGGGCTCCGGGGTGTCAGTTACAAGCCCTTCAATACCGTGATGTTGGGATCTAAAATCAGTTTGGGGCCTTGCACCAGAGTTAAACACCAGAGGAAAGTTTCCCACTAATTTAGGACTCCCCAGCGGCCCCTCGGTCGGCTCGATGTATTTCGGTAAAGGCTCATAACCATATTCCTCCAGTATCGTCGACCATATTTCA includes the following:
- a CDS encoding L-histidine N(alpha)-methyltransferase, producing the protein LDEFEQMAAAAGFRVERVWTDERQWFSVQYLVTR
- the nifS gene encoding cysteine desulfurase NifS; its protein translation is MKAAGGWVRIPTPMMEYKKWQKGGLRRDGKPGFDTPTGKFEIWSTILEEYGYEPLPKYIEPTEGPLGSPKLVGNFPLVFNSGARPQTDFRSQHHGIEGLVTDTPEPIVEINIEDAEKRDIRSGDLVRVITPRGSVPFRAKVTDDIARGCIECMFGGGTPVGPKAWQEWNVNELTDINNYDSISGFPVYKALLCDVQKVESGTDETRCSVNRQVLDYHSDLADAQEPRIKPEGRIYLDNNATTQVDETVREAMVPYLSADAGNPSSIHQTGRIAREALENARRQVAMLINAQPRRIIFTGGGSEAVNLAIKGAAFAMRDKGKHIITTTVEHPAVLGACDFLERYGYRVTYLDVDRDGWLDPEKLRTAVAKDTILVSIMMANNEVGTILPVKELSSICREKDILFHTDAVQAVGKLKVDIQELGVDMLSLSGHKFHAPKGIGALYVRKGIELEPLIHGGKQESGIRAGTENVPAIVGLGKAAELVTYTLRDSARIRNLRDKLEEGIRNLVPDAMLNGHQANRLPNTLNLTLPGLRGESIVIALDQHGISLSSGSACKSGSPEPTHVLIAMGRTEEEAHCSVRFSLSRYTTEEDIDYTVSALEQILKEKDMVRLMPCK